A stretch of the Streptosporangium sp. NBC_01755 genome encodes the following:
- a CDS encoding glycosyltransferase: MHRQVRALLDAGHDITYVAPFTDCNVTPDPRIRAIDVPRAIGNHRGRALKAARGALRRGVEGADLLVVYDTELLSRLPRHRPTTVWDVRGEAGATPARRGLPALVRRTEARAEHRLHLILADDSYRDRFSLPHPVVPNTACVPESPPARPGRDRVVHIGHLSEAGGVAELVETARRLLPHGIRLDLIGAADAGVRPLLRDAQREGLLDWYGYVPNRHALRMAERAIAGLSFPHEVPDDRSVPAKIIDYMSRGVPVVTVPLPAAASLVERTGCGVVVPFGDVGAAVRAVLALRDDPTGAVEMGGRGHAEALAHHNWPDHAGAFVEQLEEWAAGPVTSGLEVGVLEAWHAI, translated from the coding sequence ATGCATCGGCAGGTCCGGGCGCTTCTCGACGCCGGGCACGACATCACCTACGTCGCTCCCTTCACCGACTGCAACGTAACCCCGGATCCGCGGATCCGCGCGATCGACGTGCCCAGGGCGATCGGCAACCATCGCGGGCGCGCGCTGAAGGCCGCCAGAGGAGCTCTCAGGCGCGGGGTCGAGGGCGCCGACCTGCTGGTCGTGTACGACACGGAGCTGCTCTCCCGCCTGCCCAGGCACCGCCCCACCACCGTCTGGGACGTACGCGGTGAAGCCGGCGCCACACCTGCGCGCCGGGGCCTGCCCGCGCTGGTACGCCGGACCGAGGCCCGCGCGGAACACCGCCTGCACCTGATCCTGGCCGACGACTCCTACCGGGACCGGTTCTCCCTTCCCCACCCGGTCGTCCCCAACACCGCCTGCGTACCCGAGAGCCCGCCTGCGCGGCCCGGCCGCGACCGGGTGGTCCACATCGGTCACCTCTCCGAAGCAGGTGGCGTGGCCGAGCTGGTCGAGACGGCCAGGCGGCTGCTCCCCCACGGGATCAGGCTCGACCTGATCGGCGCCGCCGACGCCGGGGTCAGGCCGCTGCTCCGGGACGCGCAGCGGGAGGGCCTGCTCGACTGGTACGGCTACGTGCCCAACCGGCACGCGCTGCGGATGGCCGAGAGGGCGATCGCCGGGCTGTCGTTCCCGCACGAGGTGCCCGACGATCGATCCGTGCCGGCCAAGATCATCGACTACATGTCCCGGGGCGTCCCCGTGGTCACCGTACCCCTGCCCGCCGCCGCCTCCCTGGTCGAGCGGACCGGCTGCGGGGTCGTCGTCCCCTTCGGGGACGTCGGGGCGGCGGTACGCGCGGTGCTGGCGCTGCGGGACGATCCCACCGGGGCGGTGGAGATGGGCGGGCGCGGCCACGCCGAGGCCCTGGCCCATCACAACTGGCCGGACCACGCGGGTGCGTTCGTCGAGCAACTGGAGGAATGGGCGGCCGGACCGGTGACGTCCGGCCTGGAGGTTGGTGTACTGGAGGCATGGCACGCCATCTGA
- a CDS encoding acyltransferase family protein, which produces MSDIRPFQVPAPQDDGDSDGPGRSAGGQGRKPAPWPTPGQTQPPGGHQPTWPEPPGGSAAPGSPSRYETWAPREEENPGEVTEWGGYPAYREPHPNDPLDLSKPLEPEPVPQESMWAREKPSSWTQDGPAWAQENTAWAQEPSRAQENTAWAQEPSRAQENTAWAQEPSWAREAPAPQGAPQVPLPRPDWAPPPVSQPQTGTHPYAAPQPQAPGPGQPLAPGQPLAPGQPLAPGQPLAPGQSPAPGQPASPGMFPGAGPPQTVAPPRQAPPAGGERPFSYWENNHRESEPSFWNQGPQAEQELRAELERESRVEEEPPASPAKKKREPYLDNVKFVLIALVVVGHSLVPTLKADSASAAYLFVYMFHMPAFVLISGYLGRNFWHSNAKINKLVDTLLIPYVVVEIGYALLRYGLGQKWTLTIIDPAWLNWYLVALVLWRISTPIWTRMRQPLLVAVVIYMAAGFSEISGDFSIDRFFGLLPFYVFGLLLKPEHFDLLKPTWVKITSAVVLVGAAGVAILIAPHVPRDPIYFRYSFKAMDMSWWTGFGVRAAVLVAALIMTAAVLALVPRRETWFSDLGTRTLYAYLLHGVVVVIAKDQGWLSFPWLYGPLGVAAIASSSLALAIVLCLPETRKLFKWLLEPRLVWLYRRPSPAHAAKAVPTTEAAPAAKESSAAVPR; this is translated from the coding sequence GTGAGCGACATCCGACCCTTCCAGGTGCCGGCCCCCCAGGACGACGGCGATTCCGACGGCCCCGGCAGGTCCGCCGGCGGACAGGGCCGGAAACCCGCCCCGTGGCCGACGCCCGGCCAGACGCAGCCGCCCGGCGGGCATCAGCCCACCTGGCCGGAGCCACCCGGCGGCTCGGCCGCCCCCGGCAGTCCGTCCCGGTACGAAACCTGGGCCCCCCGGGAAGAGGAGAACCCCGGCGAGGTCACCGAGTGGGGCGGCTACCCGGCATATCGGGAGCCCCACCCCAACGATCCACTCGACCTGTCCAAGCCCCTGGAGCCCGAACCGGTGCCGCAGGAGTCCATGTGGGCCCGTGAGAAGCCCTCGTCGTGGACTCAGGACGGCCCGGCCTGGGCACAGGAGAACACCGCATGGGCACAGGAGCCGTCGCGGGCACAGGAGAACACCGCATGGGCACAGGAGCCGTCGCGGGCACAGGAGAACACCGCATGGGCACAGGAGCCGTCGTGGGCGAGGGAGGCCCCTGCCCCGCAGGGGGCTCCCCAGGTGCCCCTCCCCCGTCCTGACTGGGCCCCACCGCCCGTTTCGCAGCCGCAGACGGGCACGCACCCCTACGCCGCCCCCCAGCCCCAGGCACCCGGCCCCGGACAGCCCCTGGCTCCCGGACAGCCCCTGGCTCCCGGACAGCCCCTGGCTCCCGGACAGCCCCTGGCTCCCGGACAGTCCCCGGCTCCCGGACAGCCCGCGAGTCCCGGGATGTTCCCGGGCGCCGGGCCCCCGCAGACCGTCGCACCCCCCCGGCAGGCGCCGCCCGCGGGCGGAGAGCGCCCCTTCTCCTACTGGGAGAACAACCACCGGGAGAGCGAGCCCTCGTTCTGGAACCAGGGCCCGCAGGCCGAGCAGGAGCTGCGGGCGGAGCTGGAGCGCGAGTCGCGCGTCGAGGAGGAGCCCCCCGCTTCCCCCGCCAAGAAGAAGCGCGAGCCGTATCTCGACAATGTGAAGTTCGTCCTGATCGCCCTGGTGGTGGTGGGCCACTCGCTGGTTCCCACCCTGAAGGCGGACTCGGCGAGCGCGGCATACCTGTTCGTCTACATGTTCCACATGCCGGCGTTCGTGCTGATCAGCGGCTACCTGGGCCGCAACTTCTGGCACTCCAACGCGAAGATCAACAAGCTGGTCGACACACTGCTGATCCCGTACGTGGTCGTGGAGATCGGCTACGCGCTGCTCCGCTACGGGCTTGGCCAGAAGTGGACGCTGACGATAATTGATCCGGCCTGGCTGAACTGGTATCTGGTGGCCCTGGTCCTCTGGCGGATCTCCACGCCCATCTGGACCCGGATGCGGCAACCGCTGCTGGTCGCGGTGGTCATCTACATGGCGGCGGGCTTCTCCGAGATCTCCGGGGACTTCAGCATCGACCGATTCTTCGGCCTGCTGCCGTTCTACGTGTTCGGCCTGCTGCTCAAGCCCGAGCACTTCGACCTGCTCAAGCCCACCTGGGTCAAGATCACCTCAGCTGTCGTCCTCGTCGGAGCCGCCGGGGTGGCGATCCTCATCGCTCCCCACGTCCCGCGCGACCCGATCTACTTCCGCTACAGCTTCAAGGCCATGGACATGTCCTGGTGGACGGGCTTCGGCGTGCGCGCCGCCGTGCTGGTCGCGGCGCTGATCATGACGGCCGCGGTGCTCGCGCTGGTGCCCCGCCGCGAAACCTGGTTCTCCGACCTCGGCACCCGCACCCTGTACGCCTACCTGCTCCACGGCGTCGTGGTGGTCATCGCCAAGGACCAGGGCTGGCTGAGCTTCCCCTGGCTGTACGGCCCGCTGGGCGTGGCGGCGATCGCGTCGAGTTCGCTGGCCCTGGCCATCGTGCTCTGCCTGCCGGAGACCCGCAAACTCTTCAAGTGGCTGCTCGAACCCAGGCTGGTATGGCTCTACCGGCGGCCGTCCCCGGCACACGCCGCCAAGGCCGTGCCCACCACCGAGGCCGCACCCGCCGCCAAGGAGAGTTCAGCGGCAGTTCCCCGGTAA
- a CDS encoding acetoacetate decarboxylase family protein has protein sequence MARHLIQGREITMPVRVRDAMVCGASYLVRADAARAVIAYSHLDVAEVLPGKALCTLMFADYLDGDLDPYHEFGIAFLARPPGADHAPGGGLRANLSELRRTGAGAFIHWLPVDQGFTLEAGRTIWGFPKELADIDLRTSSPYKRCILRQDGRLVLDLLIKPGLPVPGTGMMTALDAYSHLDGVTRRIPWSMSPRGIRTRPGGALIRLGNHPIARELSELGLPRRALATATVSHMAMTFNEAKEP, from the coding sequence ATGGCACGCCATCTGATTCAGGGACGCGAGATCACCATGCCGGTCCGCGTCCGAGACGCCATGGTTTGCGGCGCTTCCTACCTGGTCCGGGCGGACGCCGCACGGGCCGTGATCGCCTACTCCCACCTCGACGTCGCCGAGGTGCTGCCCGGCAAGGCCCTGTGCACGCTGATGTTCGCCGACTACCTCGACGGTGATCTGGACCCCTACCACGAGTTCGGCATCGCCTTCCTGGCCCGGCCACCCGGCGCGGACCACGCCCCCGGCGGGGGCCTGCGCGCGAACCTGTCCGAGCTACGCAGGACCGGCGCCGGGGCGTTCATCCACTGGCTCCCGGTCGACCAGGGCTTCACCCTGGAGGCAGGCCGCACGATCTGGGGTTTTCCCAAGGAACTGGCCGACATCGACCTGCGCACGTCCTCCCCCTACAAGCGGTGCATCCTGCGCCAGGACGGGCGGCTGGTGCTGGACCTGTTGATCAAACCCGGCCTGCCGGTGCCGGGCACCGGCATGATGACCGCCCTCGACGCCTACAGCCACCTGGACGGCGTCACCCGCCGCATCCCCTGGTCGATGTCCCCCCGCGGCATCCGCACCCGCCCCGGCGGCGCCCTGATCCGGCTGGGCAACCACCCGATCGCCAGGGAACTGAGCGAACTCGGCCTGCCCAGACGAGCCCTGGCCACGGCCACGGTCTCCCACATGGCCATGACCTTCAACGAGGCCAAGGAACCCTGA
- a CDS encoding LCP family protein, protein MSDHRQAAVRDRRPEPASHGRRGARRAGGDGPPPQNPEPDLPPRPQPKETSPRGRGRKQKRLSIGAWAGIAATGLLVLGTLGGYKVYRDTLGEFRTVDLAGKLGKNRPVNATGALNVLIVGSDTREGDNLKYGQKMANDGKRTDTIILMHIAPDRDKATFVSFPRDSVVAMPACTSETGAQVAARTEMINAAYNEGGITCTIATVESLTDIRIDHFVEVDFTGFKNIVNALGGVRICLTKPVDDKKAKLTLPAGWHLLAGEKALGYVRLRNYGDGSDIGRIKRQQVFLSQVVKKATSSELLTDPGKMLNFIQTAAKSVRMDKALAQDTATLLQIGQSAQKLTASGVKLITVPWAPHPDDPNRVAWTQPYADQLFAAIKSDTEVTPPPDTTVKTVKREQVRLQVFNGTDTPGRAKQVADELAEQGFVVTHVGNARPAAGNVPTTTVRYAKKDTADGPSYGDAVAARLSGDKRTPVVGKVRPVTTDKYTPAVAPTPTPGATAPTGPVIQLIIGADWPGVRVLPKIPDALTDKVVDSKTNPCT, encoded by the coding sequence CAGGGGCCGCAAGCAGAAACGGCTCAGCATCGGCGCCTGGGCGGGCATCGCGGCGACCGGCCTGCTGGTGCTCGGCACCCTGGGCGGCTACAAGGTCTACCGGGACACACTCGGCGAATTCCGGACCGTCGACCTCGCCGGCAAGCTCGGCAAGAACCGTCCGGTGAACGCCACGGGCGCGCTCAACGTGCTGATCGTGGGCTCCGACACCCGTGAGGGCGACAACCTGAAGTACGGCCAGAAGATGGCCAACGACGGCAAGCGCACCGACACGATCATCCTCATGCACATCGCGCCCGACCGCGACAAGGCGACGTTCGTCAGCTTCCCCCGTGACTCGGTGGTCGCCATGCCCGCCTGCACGTCCGAGACCGGCGCGCAGGTCGCGGCCCGCACCGAGATGATCAACGCCGCCTACAACGAGGGTGGCATCACCTGCACGATCGCCACCGTCGAGTCGCTCACCGACATCCGGATCGACCACTTCGTCGAGGTCGACTTCACCGGTTTCAAGAACATCGTGAACGCCCTCGGCGGTGTCAGGATCTGCCTGACCAAGCCGGTCGACGACAAGAAGGCCAAGCTCACCCTCCCGGCCGGCTGGCACCTCCTGGCGGGCGAGAAGGCGCTGGGCTACGTCCGGCTGCGCAACTACGGCGACGGCAGCGACATCGGCCGGATCAAGCGCCAGCAGGTCTTCCTCAGCCAGGTGGTGAAGAAGGCCACCAGCAGCGAGCTGCTGACCGACCCCGGCAAGATGCTGAACTTCATCCAGACCGCCGCCAAGTCCGTCCGAATGGACAAGGCTCTGGCGCAGGACACCGCCACCCTGCTCCAGATCGGGCAGAGCGCCCAGAAGCTGACCGCGAGCGGCGTCAAGCTGATCACCGTCCCGTGGGCCCCGCACCCGGACGACCCGAACCGGGTCGCCTGGACGCAGCCGTACGCGGACCAGCTGTTCGCCGCGATCAAGAGCGACACCGAGGTCACCCCGCCCCCCGACACCACGGTCAAGACCGTCAAGCGCGAGCAGGTCAGGCTCCAGGTGTTCAACGGCACGGACACGCCGGGCCGGGCCAAGCAGGTGGCCGACGAACTGGCCGAGCAGGGCTTCGTGGTCACCCACGTCGGCAACGCCCGCCCGGCGGCCGGCAACGTGCCCACCACCACGGTGCGCTACGCCAAGAAGGACACCGCGGACGGCCCCTCCTACGGCGACGCGGTGGCCGCCAGGCTCTCCGGTGACAAGCGCACCCCGGTCGTGGGCAAGGTCAGGCCGGTCACCACCGACAAGTACACGCCTGCCGTGGCCCCCACGCCCACCCCGGGCGCCACCGCCCCGACCGGACCGGTCATCCAGCTGATCATCGGCGCCGACTGGCCTGGCGTCCGAGTCCTTCCCAAGATCCCCGACGCCCTCACGGACAAGGTCGTCGACAGCAAGACCAACCCCTGCACCTGA